In the Flavobacteriales bacterium genome, GAGCCCAGCAGGAGCGCGCCGAGGGCGGCGGTGATGAGGGTGGCTCGCGTCATGGTGAAGGGGTGGATGGGTCAAAGCTAGAGGGCGCGCGAAGAAGGATCCGGGAAAAGACCACGCCCCGTCCACAGGCACCTGTTCACGGTCCGGCGCAGGGGAACCGGCAACGGAGGGTCGGGGTGCCCTTCTTTGCGGCCATGGCGTTGAGCCGTTTCTGGACCTGGATGCTGCTGCTGAGCATCGCCTACATCATGGCCATGCTGTTCAGCGGCCGCCAATACGGGCTGGGGGCGCTGGTGAACGGCAGGCAGGGCGAGCCGATGCTGGTGAACGAGCTGGACACCCATGCGCTCGCAGGCACGGCGCTGCTGGCGGAGCTGCGAGCTGCCGGTACCACCGGCGTGCAGCGGGGCGACACCCTGTACACCGTGAACGGTGCGGGCGTGGTGAAGGTGAGCGTGGGCACGGTGCCGGCGGACGGCCTCTTCCCCACCTGCCGCAACACGCTCACCGACCTGTGGCTGCCGCTGATCGGCTACCTCACCTTCTTCTGCGGGCTGCTGAACCTGCTGGTGGACGCGCGCGCCATGGAGAAGGTGGCGCGGGTGCTGTCGCCCGTGTTCCACCGCATCTTCCCCGACCTGCGGAAGGACCACCCGGCCTACGGGTTCATGACCTTGAACTTCGCGGCCAACTTCCTGGGCCTGGACAGCGCGGCCACGCCCTTCGGCCTGAAGGCCATGGAGAGCATGCAGGCGGACAACCCCGACAAGGACCGGGCGACCAACGGCCAGATCATGTTCCTGTGCCTGCATGCGGCGGGCCTCACGCTGCTGCCCACGAGCATCATCGGCTACCGGGCGGCCATGGGCGCGGCCAACCCGGCGGACATCATGATCCCGCTGATCATCACCTCGTTCGTGGGGACATTGGCCGCGCTGTTCCTCGTGGCCTTCAAGCAGCGCATCAACCTGTTCAACCTGCCGGTGATGGCCTTCGTGCTGGGCATCAGCGTCATCATCGGCGTGCTGATGGCCTACATCACAAGCCTGACGGGCGTGCACAAGTTCCACTTCACGGACAACCTCAGCAACGGCATGCTCCTGGGCATCATCGGGCTTATCGTGGGCTTCGCCCTGTGGAAGGAGAAGCACTTCACCGAACAGGGCACCAACATGTTCGATTCCTTCGTGCACGGAGCGAAGGACGGCTTCACCACGGGCCTGCGGGTGCTGCCGTACATGATCGCCATGCTGGCGGCGCTCAGCATCTTCCGCAACAGCGGGCTGATGGGCATCGTGATGGACGGGCTCTCGGCCGCGATGGCCGCGGTGGGCGTGGACAAGGCGGTGATCGACGCGGTGCCCGTGGCGCTGATGCGCCCCTTCAGCGCGGGCGGCTCGCGCGGCTTCCTGCTGGACGCCATGAAGACCTACGGACCGGACAGCCTCACCGGCCAGCTGGTCTGCCTGTTCCAAGGCGCCGCCGAGACCACCTTCTATGTGGTGGCCCTGTACTTCGGCAGCGTCAGCGTGAAGGACAGCAGGTACACGCTGTGGGTGATGCTGCTCGCCGACCTGGTCTGTGTGGTGACGGCGGTGTTCGTGTGCAGCATCTACTTCGGGTGACCGGGCGGAGCCGGTGAAGCGCTTTCTTTGCGGCCCACTCACACCCATGGGCAAGCCATACGCAGAGGACAAGATCGAGCGGCGCCGTTCCAAGATCCACGGCAACGGCGTGTTCGCCATCGCCCCCATCCGCAAAGGGGAGCTGATCGTGCAGTACAAGGGCAAAATGGTGACGCACGCGGAGGCCGACCGGCAGCACGGGGGGGATGTGACCAGCGGCCACACCTTCCTGTTCACGCTGAACGAGAAGTACATCCTCGACGCGAACGTGCGGGGCAACATCGCGCGCTGGTTGAACCACAGCTGCGCGCCGAACTGCGAAGCGCTGGTGCACGAGGACGAGGGGGGCGACCCGAAGAAGGACAAGGTGATCATCGAGGCGCTCCGGGCGATCAAACCCGGCGAGGAGCTCACCTACGACTACGGCATCGTCCTGGAGGAGCGGCACACCAACGCGTTGAAGCGGATCTGGGCCTGTCGATGCGGCTCGCCGAAGTGCACAGGCACCATGCTCAAGCCGAAGCGCTGACGGCCGGGCGTCATCCTGGCACGGCACTTGCCAAGGGGGTCGGCGTACTTTCGCGCCCCATGAGAACCCTGCTGACCCTGTTGACCATCGGCCTGCTGGCCGCTCCCCCTGCCCACGCCCAGGACGACCCCCGCAGCAAGGCGGTGATGGACCGCCTGATCGCCAAGAACAAGGGGTACACGAGCTTCGAGGCCGACTTCAGCAGCCGCCTGGTGAACAAGGCCGGCAAGCTGGATGTGAAGCAGGAGGGCACCGTGAAGGTGAAGGGCAAGAAGTTCAACCTGGTGCTGGACAAGAACACGGTGATCAGCGACGGTGTCACCCTGTGGACCTACAACAAGGAGGCCAACGAAGTTTCGCTGAACAGCGCCGCGGAGATGGACCAGGAGCTCGACCCCAGCAAGCTGTTCACGATGTACGAAACCGGCTTCAAGAGCCAGTTCGTCAGTGAAGCCCCCGACGCGGCCGGTGCGGTGGTCCAGACCGTGAAGCTGTTCCCCATCGATCCGACGAAGAAGCCGTTCCACACCGTGGTGCTTGTGGTGGACAAAGCCAAGGTGGAGCCCCGCAGCGTGCAGGTGCTCTACAAGGATGGGAACGAGGTCACCTACACGCTGAAGCGGTTCGCGCCGAACGTGGACCTGGCCGACGCGCTGTTCACCTTCGATAAGGCGAAGCACCCCGGCGTGGAGGTGAACGACCTGCGTTGATCCTCAGCGCGCGCGGACCGGTCGTCGGGCGGGGATGGCGGCCTCACGCCGGATGCGTTCCAGCTCGGAGGGCGGGACCCTGTGCTCGGGCCCGGGTTCAAGAGGGGGCACCCAGCGCTCCGGATGCCCCAGGTCCGGCTGGATGGCAGCCAGATCCTCATCGGGCGGGAACAGGTAACGAGCAGGCCGCCCATTGTGGCGGATGATGATCTCCGAGGTGACGCGCACGTTCGGAAAGCCGCGCCTGGCCATCTCCTCCTTCATCCAACGAGCGAAGCGCACCGCCACCCGGGGGTCGTAGGCGCTCACGTTCGCCTGCATGTTGTTGATGAAGCGATCAAGCGCCACAGGTCGCTTGTTGCCCTGCTCATCGTGCACGAAATAGGCGATGCGCAAGGGGTCGCGGGTGGACACCTTCATCCGCCAGCTGAACCGCTGGCCGATGCTCGTCCAGTCCACATCCCCGGGCAGCAGCAGCCAGCGTAGCGGGAACAGCAGCTGGAAGGTGAAGTACCCGGCGAGCAGCGCCAGCACGGTACCACGGACCGCAGGTGATGCCGGAGCGGAAGGCGCGCCGCCCGAACGCACTCCTCTGCGGTCCAGGAAGGCGGCCACCTCCTCGGGGTCGAAGAACAGGATGGTGGCGGCGATCATGAAGAAGGGGAAGACGCCAATATCGTCGAAGAGCAGGTGGTTGGTGAGGTTGAAGAGCAGCACGAAGGGCAGGATGTACCGACGGGAGCGCTTCCACCAGAGCAGGGGGCCGACGGCCAGGTCGAACAGGAGTCCGCCGTAGGTGAAGAAGGCCACGACCGGCATGGAGGTGAGCAGCCCCTCCAACGCCCCACCGCGGGCGGCGGCCTCCAGGGCCGAGCGCATGGGCTGCATGTGAACGAGCCAATCCGGGTTCATCTTGGCGATGCCGCCGTAGAAGTACACGATGACCACCTGCAGCCGGAGGGCCCACCAGCACCATCGGGGCACGGTCGTGCTGGTCATCCTTGCCTTGAAGAGCAGGCGGTCCAGGCTCCACGCGCGATGCGCGGGGATCAACGTGAACAGGAACGCAAGCAGGGCGAAGAGGTAGAAGTGGTTGTTGTAGATGCAGCGATCGAGCAGCAGCACGTACGTGAAGCCCGCGAAGAACAGGACGGTGGCCACGCGATAGAGGAGACCGGCCGCGATCGCGAGCCTGCTGAACGCCATTGTGGCCAGGATGGCGTCCATGGCGGCCTTGCCGAATGGCCGCACCCAGGTGAAGCCCTCATAGGGGAACAGCACCTTCGGCCCCACCAGGCCCATGTCCACCAGCCGGATGCTGTGGTAATAGGACATCTCGTAGAAGAGCAGCCCGCCCATCAGGATGCGGAGCAAGGCCAGCGCACGGGCATCCGTGTGCTCGAAGAGTCGGTCGGTCCAGCGGGAAATGGCGGTCATGGCGCATCCAAGATGCACGATCCGTCCCGAACCACCACGGTGCGCATGGGAACCCGCACCTTTGCAGGATGGAGGAAGGAAGGCACCTGACCATCGGCGCGCGGCTCGACGGAGCCCCTTACACCACCCGCCTGACCATGCGGGGCCACACGCTGGTGGCCGACGAACCGCGGGAGGACGGCGGGCTGGACGAAGGTCCGCGGCCGCATGAGCTGCTCTGCAGCGCGCTGGCCAGCTGCACGCTGATCACCATGCGGATGTACGCCGACCGCAAGGGTTGGCCGCTCACGGCCTTGAGCGTGGAGACGCGGATGGACCGCACCTCGGCGCAGGGCGCGGTGGACACGCAGCTGCACTTGGACATCCGCATCGAGGGCGGGCTGGATCCGGACCAGCGCGCGCGGCTGATGCAGATCGCCACCCGATGCCCGGTGCACCGCACCCTGCTGAACCCGATCCACATCCACATCGCCGAACGACCATGAGCGACAAGGAGCACACCTACACCAACGGCGAGGTCACCATCGTGTGGAAGGCGTCGTTGTGCACGCATTCGCGCCGCTGCTGGACCGGCCTGCCGGAGGTCTTCAAGCCCGGGGAGCGGCCGTGGATCAAGCCCGATGGCGCGGAGACCGCGCGCATCGTCGCCCAGGTGCGGCAATGCCCCAGCGGAGCCCTGAGCCTGCGCGACGAGGCCCCGACGGCGACACCGGCCGCAGCAGCCACATCCGGGGTCTCCATCGAGCTGAGCCCGAACGGTCCGCTGCTGGTGCATGGCAAGGTGGTGGTGAAGCATCCGGACGGTCGCACGGAGGAGCGCGCCGAGCGCTGCGCGCTGTGCCGGTGCGGCCACTCGGGAAACAAGCCGTGGTGCGACGGGTCGCACCGCGCGCAGGGCTTCATCGGTTGAGCATGGACGTGCGGCACTACCTGGAACGCATCGGTTCACGCGGGATCGACCGCCCCGACCTGGAGAACCTGCGGCACCTGCACCGGGCGCATCTGCTGGCCGTGCCCTTCGAGAACCTGCACATCCGGGCGCGCATCCCCATCGAGCTCGATGTGGAGCGCCTCTTCGACAAGGTGGTGCGGCAGCGCCGGGGCGGCTTCTGCTACGAGCTGAACGGGCTCTTCGCCGAACTGCTGGAACGGCTCGGCTACACGCTGGCACGCGTGCAGGGCCAGGTGTACGAACAGCGCCGCCAGCGCTTCGGCCCACCCTTCGACCACATGGCGCTGCTGGTGACCGTGGGCGAGGACCGCTACCTGGCCGATGTGGGCTTCGGCGACCTGTTCATGGACCCGCTGCCACTGCGGGTGGATGAGCCCCTGGTGGACAACGGGCGCACCTTCCGCTTCCACCACGATGGCTCTGGACAGCTGGTGCTGAAGCGCACGAACGGCCGCGGCGATGTGCCGGTGTACCGCTTCAGCACGGACGACCATCCCTTCGCGGACTTCGCCCCGATGTGCCGGCACCACCAGACCTCGCCGCACAGCCACTTCACCCAACGCACGGTGGTGAGCCTGGCCCGGGACGACGGGCGCGTCACCCTCACGGAGCGACGCACCATCCTCACGCGCAACGGTTCGCGCGAGGAACGCAGCCACGACGAGACCGGGTTCCGCGAGGCGCTGTGGACGCATTTCGGGATGACGGTGCCGGAAGCCTTCCTCTGAGCAAGAGGGCGTCGGCTACTTTTGCCCGCCTTATCCCACCCCATGGAGATCATCCAGGAGTTCTGGTATTTCATCACGCACCTCAACGAGACCCTGCCGGTCTTCATCCACGATCACGGCGCATGGATCTACGCCCTGTTGTTCGGGATCATCTTCGTGGAGACCGGTCTGGTGGTGATGCCTTTCCTGCCGGGCGATTCGCTCCTCTTTGTGGCGGGCACGCTGGCCGCAGGCGGCATGCTGGACCTGGGCCTTCTCATCGCCCTGCTCTTTGTGGCGGCGGTGCTGGGCGACAACATCAACTACGCTGTGGGCCGCTGGTTCGGGGAACACGTGGTGGGCTGGAAGCTCTTCGGCCGGGCCTTGGTGCGACCCAAGGACCTGGACAAGACGCACGCCTATTTCGAGAAGTACGGGGTGAAGACGATCATCATCGCGCGGTTCATCCCCATCGTGCGCACCATCACCCCCTTCGTGGCCGGCGTGGGTGCCATGGACTACCGGCGGAAGTTCCTGCCCTACGATGTGCTGGGCGGCGCGCTGTGGATCGGCCTGTTGACGCTGCTGGGCTACCTCTTCGGCAACCTGCCCTTCGTGCAGAAGCACTACGAAACGGTGATCCTGGGCATCATCGGGTTGAGCGTTCTGCCCATGGTGGTGGAACTGATCCGCCAGCGGCTCAATAACCCGGCCGGTTGAGCGTTGAGCACCGCGTGGCACAGTACGGGTTGATCGGCCGCTCGCTCGGCCATTCGCGCTCTCCGGAGCTTTTCGCGTCCATCTTCGCCCGCGAAGGCCAGCCCGACGCGCAGTACGAGTTGTTCGAGCTGGACCAGGTGGATGAACTGCCCGGGCTCCTCGCAGCGCGCCCCGCGCTCCGCGGCTTGAACGTCACCATCCCCTACAAACAGGCGGTGATCCCGCTCCTGCACGGGCTGAGCGCCGAGGCGTCGGCCGTGGGCGCGGTGAACTGCATCCGGATCCGGAATGGTCATTGGATCGGCCACAACACGGACATCGATGGGTTCCGGGCCTTGATCGGTCCGCACCTGGGCACGGTGCTGGGACATGGCGGCACCGTACGGCCGCGTGCGTTGGTGCTCGGCAGCGGCGGTGCGAGCCGGGCCGTGGCCTACGTGCTGCGCGAACTCGGTCTACGGTTCCGGGTGGTGAGCCGCAGCCGCGAGCGGGGTGACCTCACCTGGGATCTGGTGGACCGCACCGTGGTGGGTGTGTGCCGCTTGATCATCAACACCACGCCGCTGGGCATGTGGCCAAAGGAGGACGAAGCCCCTGCCCTGCCCTACGAGGCGCTCACGGAGCAACACCACCTCATTGACCTGGTGTACAATCCGGAGGAGACTCTTTTTCTGCGGCGCGGCCGGGAGGCCGGCGCGGCGGTGGAGAACGGTATGGTGATGCTGCGGGAGCAGGCGGAGGCGGCGTGGCGGTTCTGGGGTGGAGCCTGAACGCAGTAAACGTATGCATGGCCATACATATGTCCAGAAAAAGGATTTCATAAGTCCCTCACGTTCATGGTGTTGCAGAAACAGCCCTTCGGTCGGTGCGACTGATTATTGCGCTATTAATTTGATAATCAAGGCCTTGAATGTATGTATGGCCATACATACTTCCTGAGCCCTCCACTCCAAGGCTGATCAGGAACCAACACGTGGCCATCTCCGATCAGATAACCGACCCGTTGCCTGACCAACCCAACATCGCCACTGCGCCTGGCCCGACCCACCTCATGGCGTGTTGCTTCCAATAGCCTGACCGCCCGCATCTCCACCCCCACGCCCACCCCCTATTTTCGCGCCCGATGTTCTCAAAGGCCTGCGAATACGGCATCCGCGCCGCAGTGTGCATCGCAGGTTGCGGCCGGGATGGTGAGCGGTTGAGCCTCAAGGCCATCGCCGAACGAACGGACAGTCCCGAGGCCTTCACGGCCAAGATCCTTCAAAAGCTCGTGCATTCTGGGCTCGTGCGCTCCGTCAAAGGTCCTGGTGGAGGATTCAGCATCTCGGAACCCGATGCACGCCGCATCCGGCTCAGCCAGATCGTCGCCTGCATCGACGGCGATGCGATCTACCGCGGTTGCGCCCTGGGACTTCCCCAGTGCAACGCCCGGAAACCCTGCCCGCTTCACGACAGTTTCCTGCAGGTGCGCGAGGATCTGCGGCACGTGCTGGAGAACACCAGCCTGCATGACCTGGTGATCGGTCTGCAGGAGGGACGCACCGTGCTCAAGCGCTGACGCGCGGATCGGTATGCGCCTCCTTCCCGGCCACGACCACCTGCCGCATCAGGGGGATCGCGACCAACATCAGCCCACCGGCAACGGCCGCACCGGCCAGCACGAACACGACGAGCACGGACATCACCGGCCGCATGATCTCCGCGTGGTCGGTCATGCCCAGGCCCACGGAACGCCAGCCCTTCAGCAGACCGGCCACGATCAGCGCCGACCACAGGACGTGGAGGGCGATGACCGCGATGCGCAGGCCTGCCCGGGGCCAGCGGCCGGCACGAACACCTTCGAACCCCGACCAATGGGCGATGCAGCCCAGCAGGATGAACGTATTGATGCCGATCGTGGCACCCATGGCGTGGGCCACCGTGATGTGCGTGCCGTGGGTGTACCGGTTGATCGCCGGCACCGACATCAGCAGGGCCAGCATCAGGTTCAGCAGCACCCAATGTTCGGCGGCGCGCAGACAGCGCTGGCTGAAGGTCGTATCGGAGGGGCCGGTCCGCGACCTCCGCAGGCCGCGCAGGATGTCGAACAGGATCAGCCATTCGGCCATGCTGATGGCATAGGCGGCATGCCGCACCCAACCGGCCGTGGGTGCATTGTAGAGGTGGTGCCCCCAGTTGAACATCAGGTTGGCCAGGCCCAGGAACCAGAACGCGTGCGCCTTCCCGCTGCGCGCCAAGGCCTCGTTGCCCGAGACGCGCACGGCGAGGTAGAGCGAGGTGCCGTAGATGAGCTGGTTCCAGGCCCCGACCATGCTGCCGTTGCTCTTCCATTGCACGGTGAGGTCGCGCAGGTAGCTGGCGCGGACCGAAGGCAGGAGCCACAGGTTCTGTTCGATGAAGGTGAACAGGAAGAAGACCACTCCTGTGGTCCACATCCACAGGTACATCGGTGCCCCGCGGCCGTGTCCCCGCAGCATCCTGAGGTGGTCGACCAGCACCAGCAGCCACGCAAGTCCGATCGGCAGGGCGAGCCACGGTGGGAACTCCCAGTACTCGCGACCACCGAACCTTCCGAGCACATAGGAAACGAGGGCTGCGAGCAACGCTCCGACCCAGAGGATCACGAACCCGTGCAGGAACCTGCGATCGGGCGTCGCGCCGACCACCTCCGAGCGCGCGGTCAGCATCACGGCCAGCGCCCCCGTGACGATCCAGAACAGGGCCGTGGTGGTGTGCAACGGCCTCAACCGTACGAACGGCAGCACTTCGGCGAGCCCGGGCACGACGAACGCCAAGCCCGCCAGTACGCCCAGCAGCAATGCGGCGATCAGAAGACCGAGCGCGATGGCCGTGATGCAGCGGACGGGCCCGTTCATGGTCGATCGATGGGGATCACGTACGTCCCGGTCCAATGCACCGCCTCCGCCGGCACCTGCGAGGTGCCGTGGCGGTCCACCCAGCGCAGGTAGGCCATGAGGTCGGTGATGGCACTGTCCGGGAGGGCATGCGCGGGCATGCGGCCGGTGCCGTACCGGATGAAGGTCCTCAACCGGGCGTCATCGCGAACGCGAACGATGTTGGTGAGGTCCGGTCCCATGTACCCTCCAAGGCCGAACAACTGATGGCAGGCCTGGCAGTTGTGCGCCTGCCAAAGACCTCGTCCACGCATCGCCGCCTGATCCGGAACGCTCCGGCGTCCGTCGAAGAGCCCGGCATAGATCGCCACGGTGTTCGCCACGAAGGCGAGCACCAACAGCACGAGCACCCCGGAGCGCCAGCGCGGAAAGGGTGCTTCGGACCTGCCCTTCATCACGATGCGAAGACACGGCTCATGTTCCCTGGAACGAATGATGCCCGTCATGTTATTCGGACATACCTGTCTGTTATTTCAGCCCCCACCGAACCACGTCCCATGCTGCGTCCGTCGCTCCTGCTATCCACCTGCGCGCTCCCGATCGTCCTGTTGGCCCAGACGATGAACCCCATGGCCGTTCCGCCCGCCTTGGAACTGGACACCTTCGATCTGGACGTGGATGAGCATGTGGTGAGCTTCTACCCCGGGGTGAACACCAGCACCTACGGGGCCAGCGCCCCCTATCTGGGCCCCACACTGATCCTGCACCAAGGCGACACCGCCCGCATCCGGGTTCACAACCACCTGAACCAGGTGACGAGCATGCACTGGCATGGCATGCGTGTGCCGGGCTGGGCCGATGGAGGGCCGCCCCGTGAGGTCCTTCCGGGTGAAACGTGGTCCGTGGAGTTCCCGGTACGGCATCCGGCGGCCACCTTCTGGTACCATCCGCACCCGGACGGGCTCACGGCGGAGCAGGCCAATCAAGGAGTGGCCGGTGCCATCGTGGTGCGCGACACGGTCGAGGCGGCCCTTGCACTGCCCCGCACCTACGGGGTGGACGACCTGCCGGTGGTGATCCAGGACCGGCGGTTCGCCCCCAACGGCAACTTCGTCTTCGCCGCTTATGGTGACTCGGTGCTGGTGAACGGAACCCCGCACGCGTATGTGGACTGCCCGGCGCAGGTGGTGCGGCTGCGGCTGCTGAACGGCAGCAACGCCCGGGTCTACCAGCTCGGCTTCGATGACGGGCGCACGTTCCACGTGATCGCCAGTGACGGCGGATTGCTGAGCGCACCGGTGCCGACGGACCGCCTACCCTTGAGCAACGGCGAGCGGGCCGAGGTGCTGTTGGACCTCACCGGCATGGAGGGCGACAGTCTGCACCTGATGAGCTTCGGCAGCGAACTGCCCGTCACCGTACCGGGTGCCAACAACCCGATCTGGGAAACGAGCGTGCTGAACGGCGTGGACTTCCAGGTGCTTCGGATCCGCGTGGGCCCGCCCACACCGGGCGCGGTGACCACGATCCCCGGTACGCTGGTGACGCTGACACCGCCTGACGAAGCCGACGCGGTGCGCACACGAACGAAGATCCTGGCGGGCATGGGCATGGTGGGCATGGGCATGTTCACCATCAACGGGCTCATGTTCAACCCGGCGGTGGTGAACGACACCATGCTCCTGGGCACCACCGAAGTATGGGAGATCGAGAACATCAGCAACATGGCCCACCCCATGCATCTGCACGGCGGCTCGTTCCACGTGCTGGACCGCGATGGTGCACCGCCTCCCCTGTGGGAACGGGGACCGAAGGACGTGGTGCTGGTGGATGCCGGGGCCAGTGTGCGCATCATCATGCGGTTCGAGGACCTGAGCGACGGATGGCCGTACATGTACCACTGCCACAACCTGATGCACGAGGACAACATGATGATGCTGCAGTACATCGTGGTGGACCTCAATACCGACCTGCCCGCCCTCGAAGCCGGGCCGGCAACGCTGTTCCCGATCCCGAGCGCCGGCGCGGTGAACTACACATGCCCCTTCGTGCCGGAGGCGTTGCGCATCACCGACGCCACCGGGCGGACCGTGCATACGGAAGGCGCGCTGCCCGCACAGGGAACCCTTGACCTGGCCCTGCCACCGGGCTCCTACTTGGCCACGTTCAGCACCGATCAACGCCGGAGCACGGCCCGGTTGGTCATTCGCTGAACGACGGGGTTCGCCGGCCGGCCCCTTCGCGCGGTGCGGCCGCGAAGTGGGAACACCACGTCCAGTGTACGGTCAATTGTTGAGCGCGCCCTGCTCGATCCAGGCCCGGATGGTGCCCAGTTCCTCGCTGCTCAGGACCGTGCCGTCGGGTGGCATGCCCAGCCCATACACATCGGTGAAGTTCACCTTGTTCCAAAGCACACTGGCATCCGGGTCGCCCGGCACGATCCTCAGCGCCGGTGCATGACCGACGCTCACCACGTTCACCAAGTTGCCATGGGCTTCCGCCACGGATAGGTCCATACCGCCCATGGGTGGGTGGCAGGTCCAGCAATGGGCCGTGAAGATGGGCAGCACTTCGGTGCTGAAATAGGCCGTATCGATGGGCTCGCCAAGCGGCTTCGGCACGGGCAGATGGAGCGGCCCCTCGTCCTTGGTGCAGGCGGAGAACAGAAGGGCCAGCGCGAGAGCGAACGGCGTGCGGTCCATGGTTCAGGGCCTGGGAAGCTTGGGGGCCTTGGGCTTCACCAACAAGGTGCGGGCGATGTTGAAGCCGAGATGGAAGAGGCCCTCATCATACCGCGATGCGGGCATGGTGTACGCACGCTGCTCCAGGATCTCCTGCCCGCTGGAGAGCACGATCTGGAAGACGTGCCCCTGCGTGGCCACCTCATAAGCGATGGCCAGGGGCTCCAGATGAGCATCGGGCCGTCGGCCCCTGAGGATCGGTGCGACCTCCACCAGGATCGAGCCCTTGGTACTGACCTTGAACCGCCCCGACACCGCGAGCGCCAGTGTGAGGTTGGGCTCCCCGATGGCCACCAGGTTGCGATGGATGGCCACCGGGGCCAATTGGAGGGAAAGCCACCGATCGAAGCGCCGGGCCACGATGAACTGCGCGTTGTAGGACAGGCGGTGCTCGAACCGGTACGCGAAGGGGGTGGTGCCGTCCGCAAAGAAGTCGCGGTCGCCCACCGTGGGAAAGTCGTCGCTCATGAGCGCCGCATTGGCCAGCACCGTCAGCGACACCGGCATTTCATCCTCCACGGTCTGCTTCAGTACGCGGAACTTGGCGCCCAGGTCCCACATCTTCCGGTTCTTCGAGCGGCCCAGTTCGAGCTGGGCGTGATCGAAGGGTGCGTACAGGAAGGAGAATCGGATGTTGGCCGGCAGGTCGAGCCCGGCGAACTGCTTCCAGGCCTGTTCATCGGTGCCCACCGTACCGAACCGGTGCTGGATCATGAACCCGAAGGAGCGCTTGCGCGGCACCACCTCCACGCTGTGGGCGTTCACCACCTGGGTGCCGGCGAAGGTGCCGGTGACGAGCTCCTGCTGTGCTTCATCCTGTGCGCAAAGGGCCCATGCGCCCAGCAGGGCGATGGTGGCCAGGGATGATCGGAGGACCGGCATGTTCATGGTTGCGCGAGGGTCCGGATGTAGTGCGCCAGTGCCCAGCGGTCCTCGCGGCTGAGCACTTGCTCGTAGGAGGCCATCTCCCCGCGGCCGTGCGTGATCTTCCAGTACAGCGCGCCATTGCTCTGCCGCTGCACCGATGCGGACCCAAGGTCGGCCGGCCTCACCTTGAGCACGGTGGCGTTCGGCCCATCACCGTGTCCTTCCATGCCGTGGCAGGTCCAGCACAACGAGCGGAACACCTTGCCCCCGCGCATGGCCGCCTTGGGATCGTCGACCATCGGGTCCTTCATGC is a window encoding:
- a CDS encoding cbb3-type cytochrome c oxidase subunit I, whose translation is MNGPVRCITAIALGLLIAALLLGVLAGLAFVVPGLAEVLPFVRLRPLHTTTALFWIVTGALAVMLTARSEVVGATPDRRFLHGFVILWVGALLAALVSYVLGRFGGREYWEFPPWLALPIGLAWLLVLVDHLRMLRGHGRGAPMYLWMWTTGVVFFLFTFIEQNLWLLPSVRASYLRDLTVQWKSNGSMVGAWNQLIYGTSLYLAVRVSGNEALARSGKAHAFWFLGLANLMFNWGHHLYNAPTAGWVRHAAYAISMAEWLILFDILRGLRRSRTGPSDTTFSQRCLRAAEHWVLLNLMLALLMSVPAINRYTHGTHITVAHAMGATIGINTFILLGCIAHWSGFEGVRAGRWPRAGLRIAVIALHVLWSALIVAGLLKGWRSVGLGMTDHAEIMRPVMSVLVVFVLAGAAVAGGLMLVAIPLMRQVVVAGKEAHTDPRVSA
- a CDS encoding multicopper oxidase domain-containing protein; this translates as MLRPSLLLSTCALPIVLLAQTMNPMAVPPALELDTFDLDVDEHVVSFYPGVNTSTYGASAPYLGPTLILHQGDTARIRVHNHLNQVTSMHWHGMRVPGWADGGPPREVLPGETWSVEFPVRHPAATFWYHPHPDGLTAEQANQGVAGAIVVRDTVEAALALPRTYGVDDLPVVIQDRRFAPNGNFVFAAYGDSVLVNGTPHAYVDCPAQVVRLRLLNGSNARVYQLGFDDGRTFHVIASDGGLLSAPVPTDRLPLSNGERAEVLLDLTGMEGDSLHLMSFGSELPVTVPGANNPIWETSVLNGVDFQVLRIRVGPPTPGAVTTIPGTLVTLTPPDEADAVRTRTKILAGMGMVGMGMFTINGLMFNPAVVNDTMLLGTTEVWEIENISNMAHPMHLHGGSFHVLDRDGAPPPLWERGPKDVVLVDAGASVRIIMRFEDLSDGWPYMYHCHNLMHEDNMMMLQYIVVDLNTDLPALEAGPATLFPIPSAGAVNYTCPFVPEALRITDATGRTVHTEGALPAQGTLDLALPPGSYLATFSTDQRRSTARLVIR
- a CDS encoding cytochrome c; this translates as MKGRSEAPFPRWRSGVLVLLVLAFVANTVAIYAGLFDGRRSVPDQAAMRGRGLWQAHNCQACHQLFGLGGYMGPDLTNIVRVRDDARLRTFIRYGTGRMPAHALPDSAITDLMAYLRWVDRHGTSQVPAEAVHWTGTYVIPIDRP
- a CDS encoding shikimate dehydrogenase — its product is MAQYGLIGRSLGHSRSPELFASIFAREGQPDAQYELFELDQVDELPGLLAARPALRGLNVTIPYKQAVIPLLHGLSAEASAVGAVNCIRIRNGHWIGHNTDIDGFRALIGPHLGTVLGHGGTVRPRALVLGSGGASRAVAYVLRELGLRFRVVSRSRERGDLTWDLVDRTVVGVCRLIINTTPLGMWPKEDEAPALPYEALTEQHHLIDLVYNPEETLFLRRGREAGAAVENGMVMLREQAEAAWRFWGGA
- a CDS encoding cytochrome c — its product is MKRPLLILLLALLMVSMDRIGEPWAAPPEADRMKDPMVDDPKAAMRGGKVFRSLCWTCHGMEGHGDGPNATVLKVRPADLGSASVQRQSNGALYWKITHGRGEMASYEQVLSREDRWALAHYIRTLAQP
- a CDS encoding Rrf2 family transcriptional regulator: MFSKACEYGIRAAVCIAGCGRDGERLSLKAIAERTDSPEAFTAKILQKLVHSGLVRSVKGPGGGFSISEPDARRIRLSQIVACIDGDAIYRGCALGLPQCNARKPCPLHDSFLQVREDLRHVLENTSLHDLVIGLQEGRTVLKR